Proteins encoded together in one Monomorium pharaonis isolate MP-MQ-018 chromosome 8, ASM1337386v2, whole genome shotgun sequence window:
- the LOC105837065 gene encoding syntaxin-6 isoform X3, giving the protein MTLENPFFVVKDEVCKALNKNRGLYGRWSELQNVTITSPTGGLSGSATAISRTDELDWTTTELRKALRSIEWDLDDLEDTICIVEKNPTKFKIDNKELTVQRSFIEQAREEVKIMKDKLNLSRSRDRDSTARQPLLDNSPARVPANHGTTKYSKLENEIDSPNRQFLSDTMHQQNTMMRQQDEQLDMIGETVGTLKTVSRQINNELDEQAVMLDEFGNELETTDSKLDATMKKMAKVLHMSNDRGQWVAIGVLTAILVFLIILFIIK; this is encoded by the exons ATGACGCTGGAGAACCCGTTCTTTGTCGTCAAGGA CGAGGTGTGCAAGGCGTTGAACAAGAATCGCGGCTTGTACGGGCGCTGGAGCGAGCTACAGAATGTCACGATCACGTCACCGACAGGCGGACTGAGCGGCTCGGCCACCGCAATCTCGCGTACGGACGAGCTCGATTGGACCACCACCGAATTGCGGAAAGCACTTCGTTCCATCGAGTGGGACCTCGACGATCTCGAGGACACTATCT GTATCGTTGAGAAAAATCCAACAAAGTTCAAAATCGACAACAAGGAATTGACTGTACAACGGAGTTTTATCGAACAGGCACGAGAGGAAGTCaag ATCATGAAGGACAAACTGAACTTAAGCAGAAGCCGAGATCGTGACAGCACGGCAAGACAG cCACTTTTGGACAACAGTCCAGCAAGAGTGCCGGCTAATCATGGCACTACTAAATACAGCAAGCTAGAAAATGAAATAGATAGTCCAAACAGACAATTTCTCAGTGATACAATGCATCAGCAAAATACTATGATGAGACAGCAGGATGAACAATTAGATATGATTGGGGAAACGGTTGGCACTTTGAAAACAGTTTCCAGGCAAATCAACAATGAATTGGATGAGCAGGCTGT GATGTTGGATGAATTTGGGAACGAGTTAGAGACGACAGACTCCAAATTGGATGCTACCATGAAGAAGATGGCCAAAGTGCTGCACATGAGTAATG ATCGGGGACAATGGGTAGCCATTGGAGTGTTGACTGCTATATTggtgtttttaattattttattcataattaaatga
- the LOC105837065 gene encoding syntaxin-6 isoform X2: MTLENPFFVVKDEVCKALNKNRGLYGRWSELQNVTITSPTGGLSGSATAISRTDELDWTTTELRKALRSIEWDLDDLEDTICIVEKNPTKFKIDNKELTVQRSFIEQAREEVKPLLDNSPARVPANHGTTKYSKLENEIDSPNRQFLSDTMHQQNTMMRQQDEQLDMIGETVGTLKTVSRQINNELDEQAVMLDEFGNELETTDSKLDATMKKMAKVLHMSNGNYNNYIPAPTTPVTSSVTDLVSDNKPSSLSSLSTTIANCFLCSSD; the protein is encoded by the exons ATGACGCTGGAGAACCCGTTCTTTGTCGTCAAGGA CGAGGTGTGCAAGGCGTTGAACAAGAATCGCGGCTTGTACGGGCGCTGGAGCGAGCTACAGAATGTCACGATCACGTCACCGACAGGCGGACTGAGCGGCTCGGCCACCGCAATCTCGCGTACGGACGAGCTCGATTGGACCACCACCGAATTGCGGAAAGCACTTCGTTCCATCGAGTGGGACCTCGACGATCTCGAGGACACTATCT GTATCGTTGAGAAAAATCCAACAAAGTTCAAAATCGACAACAAGGAATTGACTGTACAACGGAGTTTTATCGAACAGGCACGAGAGGAAGTCaag cCACTTTTGGACAACAGTCCAGCAAGAGTGCCGGCTAATCATGGCACTACTAAATACAGCAAGCTAGAAAATGAAATAGATAGTCCAAACAGACAATTTCTCAGTGATACAATGCATCAGCAAAATACTATGATGAGACAGCAGGATGAACAATTAGATATGATTGGGGAAACGGTTGGCACTTTGAAAACAGTTTCCAGGCAAATCAACAATGAATTGGATGAGCAGGCTGT GATGTTGGATGAATTTGGGAACGAGTTAGAGACGACAGACTCCAAATTGGATGCTACCATGAAGAAGATGGCCAAAGTGCTGCACATGAGTAATGGTAACTATAACAATTACATTCCCGCTCCTACTACTCCAGTAACATCCAGTGTTACTGATCTCGTCTCTGATAACAaaccctcctctctctcctctctgtCAACCACAATTGCCAATTGTTTTCTGTGTTCCAGCGATTAA
- the LOC105837065 gene encoding syntaxin-6 isoform X1 — translation MTLENPFFVVKDEVCKALNKNRGLYGRWSELQNVTITSPTGGLSGSATAISRTDELDWTTTELRKALRSIEWDLDDLEDTICIVEKNPTKFKIDNKELTVQRSFIEQAREEVKIMKDKLNLSRSRDRDSTARQPLLDNSPARVPANHGTTKYSKLENEIDSPNRQFLSDTMHQQNTMMRQQDEQLDMIGETVGTLKTVSRQINNELDEQAVMLDEFGNELETTDSKLDATMKKMAKVLHMSNGNYNNYIPAPTTPVTSSVTDLVSDNKPSSLSSLSTTIANCFLCSSD, via the exons ATGACGCTGGAGAACCCGTTCTTTGTCGTCAAGGA CGAGGTGTGCAAGGCGTTGAACAAGAATCGCGGCTTGTACGGGCGCTGGAGCGAGCTACAGAATGTCACGATCACGTCACCGACAGGCGGACTGAGCGGCTCGGCCACCGCAATCTCGCGTACGGACGAGCTCGATTGGACCACCACCGAATTGCGGAAAGCACTTCGTTCCATCGAGTGGGACCTCGACGATCTCGAGGACACTATCT GTATCGTTGAGAAAAATCCAACAAAGTTCAAAATCGACAACAAGGAATTGACTGTACAACGGAGTTTTATCGAACAGGCACGAGAGGAAGTCaag ATCATGAAGGACAAACTGAACTTAAGCAGAAGCCGAGATCGTGACAGCACGGCAAGACAG cCACTTTTGGACAACAGTCCAGCAAGAGTGCCGGCTAATCATGGCACTACTAAATACAGCAAGCTAGAAAATGAAATAGATAGTCCAAACAGACAATTTCTCAGTGATACAATGCATCAGCAAAATACTATGATGAGACAGCAGGATGAACAATTAGATATGATTGGGGAAACGGTTGGCACTTTGAAAACAGTTTCCAGGCAAATCAACAATGAATTGGATGAGCAGGCTGT GATGTTGGATGAATTTGGGAACGAGTTAGAGACGACAGACTCCAAATTGGATGCTACCATGAAGAAGATGGCCAAAGTGCTGCACATGAGTAATGGTAACTATAACAATTACATTCCCGCTCCTACTACTCCAGTAACATCCAGTGTTACTGATCTCGTCTCTGATAACAaaccctcctctctctcctctctgtCAACCACAATTGCCAATTGTTTTCTGTGTTCCAGCGATTAA
- the LOC105837065 gene encoding syntaxin-6 isoform X4, which produces MTLENPFFVVKDEVCKALNKNRGLYGRWSELQNVTITSPTGGLSGSATAISRTDELDWTTTELRKALRSIEWDLDDLEDTICIVEKNPTKFKIDNKELTVQRSFIEQAREEVKIMKDKLNLSRSRDRDSTARQPLLDNSPARVPANHGTTKYSKLENEIDSPNRQFLSDTMHQQNTMMRQQDEQLDMIGETVGTLKTVSRQINNELDEQAVMLDEFGNELETTDSKLDATMKKMAKVLHMSNGTMSR; this is translated from the exons ATGACGCTGGAGAACCCGTTCTTTGTCGTCAAGGA CGAGGTGTGCAAGGCGTTGAACAAGAATCGCGGCTTGTACGGGCGCTGGAGCGAGCTACAGAATGTCACGATCACGTCACCGACAGGCGGACTGAGCGGCTCGGCCACCGCAATCTCGCGTACGGACGAGCTCGATTGGACCACCACCGAATTGCGGAAAGCACTTCGTTCCATCGAGTGGGACCTCGACGATCTCGAGGACACTATCT GTATCGTTGAGAAAAATCCAACAAAGTTCAAAATCGACAACAAGGAATTGACTGTACAACGGAGTTTTATCGAACAGGCACGAGAGGAAGTCaag ATCATGAAGGACAAACTGAACTTAAGCAGAAGCCGAGATCGTGACAGCACGGCAAGACAG cCACTTTTGGACAACAGTCCAGCAAGAGTGCCGGCTAATCATGGCACTACTAAATACAGCAAGCTAGAAAATGAAATAGATAGTCCAAACAGACAATTTCTCAGTGATACAATGCATCAGCAAAATACTATGATGAGACAGCAGGATGAACAATTAGATATGATTGGGGAAACGGTTGGCACTTTGAAAACAGTTTCCAGGCAAATCAACAATGAATTGGATGAGCAGGCTGT GATGTTGGATGAATTTGGGAACGAGTTAGAGACGACAGACTCCAAATTGGATGCTACCATGAAGAAGATGGCCAAAGTGCTGCACATGAGTAATG
- the LOC105833621 gene encoding gamma-soluble NSF attachment protein has translation MSKIEEANEHIRQAEKALKPTFLKWRPDYEVAADEYSHAATCFRIAKSYVQCKDCLVKAADCFKQSKAWFHAAKNIEQALLICKEMGDLSEVSKLAHSACGLYQQHGSPESGVGALDKGAKMLETTDPHQALDLYKRAAEINMGEDNPRNAAEYMSKAARLYVKLQMYDEAAHAIRREIGMYQDIKLWNSLGRLTVALVLVQLARGDQVAAEKAFKEWGNYCEAPEVQTLETLLQAYDNEDADAARAALNSPFIKHMDVEYAKLARGLPLPQQEYAIPPAGVRANAAESYVSPNSSKIDGQATVEAEVNKSGVSETSQSTERKPEVASPPKSTENQEEEDDYEEGGLC, from the exons ATGTCAAAGATCGAGGAGGCGAACGAGCACATACGCCAGGCTGAAAAAGC CTTAAAACCCACTTTCCTGAAGTGGAGACCTGATTACGAGGTAGCAGCTGACGAGTACTCACATGCAG CAACATGCTTTCGAATAGCCAAGTCGTATGTACAATGTAAAGATTGTTTAGTGAAGGCAGCTGACTGTTTTAAACAATCCAAAGC ATGGTTCCATGCAGCAAA GAACATCGAGCAAGCTCTGCTTATTTGTAAGGAAATGGGAGATCTATCCGAAGTATCCAAATTAGCTCACAGTGCCTGTGGCCTTTATCAGCAACACGGTTCCCCTGAATCAGGTGTTGGCGCTCTCGATAAGGGAGCTAAGATGTTAGAAACTACAGATCCCCATCAAGCTCTGGATTTGTATAAACGCGCGGCTGAGATAAATATG GGCGAGGACAATCCGCGGAACGCAGCGGAGTACATGAGCAAAGCTGCAAGATTGTATGTGAAGCTGCAAATGTATGATGAAGCAGCGCACGCGATACGTCGCGAGATCGGCATGTATCAGGACATCAAGCTTTGGAATTCACTTGGGAGACTTACTGTGGCATTGGTGTTGGTACAATTGGCGCGGGGCGATCAAGTCGCGGCCGAGAAGGCCTTTAAAGAATGGGGCAACTACTGCGAAGCCCCTGAG GTACAAACGTTGGAAACGCTGCTGCAAGCATACGATAACGAGGATGCGGATGCAGCTCGGGCAGCCCTTAATAGTCCCTTTATCAAACACATGGACGTGGAGTACGCCAAGTTAGCGCGAGGTTTGCCTTTACCCCAACAGGAATACGCTATTCCACCTGCCGGAGTGAGAGCTAATGCCGCGGAATCCTACGTTTCTCCTAATTCTTCCAAGATCGATGGTCAAGCTACCGTCGAAGCGGAAGTTAAT aagAGTGGAGTTAGCGAAACTAGTCAATCAACGGAGAGAAAACCAGAAGTCGCATCACCGCCGAAATCGACAGAAAACCAGGAAGAAGAGGACGATTACGAGGAGGGAGGCCTATGCTAA
- the LOC105833622 gene encoding DNA polymerase epsilon subunit 3 encodes MAERLEDLNLPNAVVTRIIKEALPDGVTVGKDARTAVAKAASIFILYLTSSANVVAKKGNRKTISGPDVIQAMIDIEFDQFIDPLQESLENFRKIQKEKKDATSKKKQQKKDDDDVNGEDEEAGREIIDLT; translated from the coding sequence ATGGCCGAGCGATTGGAAGATTTGAATCTACCCAATGCAGTTGTGACCAGAATCATTAAGGAAGCTTTACCAGATGGGGTGACAGTTGGAAAAGATGCTAGAACAGCGGTAGCAAAAGCTGCAtccatttttatactttaccTCACATCGTCTGCCAATGTAGTAGCCAAGAAGGGCAATCGCAAGACTATCAGTGGACCAGATGTGATACAAGCGATGATAGATATTGAGTTTGATCAGTTTATTGATCCACTACAGGAATCTCTTGAGAATTTCAGAAAGATTcagaaggaaaagaaagatgCAACATCAAAGAAGAAGCAACAAAAGAAAGATGATGATGATGTAAATGGCGAGGATGAAGAAGCAGGAAGAGAAATTATAGATCTTACCTAA
- the LOC105833620 gene encoding E3 ubiquitin-protein ligase LRSAM1 isoform X2, whose amino-acid sequence MSRKQDESKTKVDYKARLEYKLYLARENPEPVFDVSECALKNVPSGIYSLCKVFRKKILLMYDNKLSSFSGGGALSDLSLLTVLDIHGNEFTTLPSDIKYLSSLKELHLQDNNIRKLPNEIVYLNKLTILNVSRNNMKQLPDDIGQLQQLNTFDISHNKSLHKLPKSLGNAQQLTNLNIDGLNLSYPPQDILEGGAIVIVAFLANESGIEYSPENSVSETDILKDMTSEDMQTVYHNKNNDVQEHRQNALLEVEKNIKQQQEYEMEVQSMLKAHRKKLLEDVALQQIQLEQELEKVQQERDTNRARLLSYIYNAEKEADNVIKEFLKNSEEERQSQTELLEREKQEEMQLLTSCHSEQFMLRTKDTLVAMEKLLEEEMCRMRKWEEHTKYRDCTVQSLLTLEVTNNDHLAQIVHDQEKSRQDLIDRLRQDEVLQKAAVAALLERSDARSWSIIQQMNLVQSQLAALTNIELERRKLEINQQLNEIADRRVALTAILIDLLEQQTQRRDQLLMTINTIEQQRFISNPRRSSLFWLMQYQSLMEARPQGLLEMLEPMLVRHVAIAGALHCLPFLATLPSLLPDISDEQLKNIGINCENDRAAILLAVENYLGEVKLNESRSPVTASAPLEEASTSDQDLNSIQNVSMIECVICLDLQCEVIFLPCGHFCCCSICAEKVPAECPMCRGSIERKVRVVQP is encoded by the exons ATGTCGAGGAAGCAAGACGAGAGCAAGACCAAGGTCGACTACAAGGCGCGGCTCGAATACAAGTTGTACCTG GCTAGGGAAAATCCGGAACCAGTATTCGACGTGTCGGAATGTGCCTTGAAGAATGTGCCATCGGGCATCTATTCGCTTTGCAAGGTGTTCCGGAAAAAGATCCTGCTAATGTATGATAACAAGCTGAGCTCATTCTCGGGTGGTGGTGCCTTAAGTGACTTGTCGTTATTGACTGTCTTAGACATTCATGGAAACGAGTTTACCACATTACCCTCTGACATTAAGTATCTCTCTTCCCTCaag GAGCTTCATTTGCAAGACAACAATATTCGCAAACTGCCCAACGAAATAGTATACTTGAATAAGTTAACAATTTTGAATGTCTcgagaaataatatgaaaCAGCTGCCCGACGACATCGGACAGCTGCAGCAGCTCAACACCTTCGACATTAGTCACAACAAATCGCTGCATAAGCTGCCCAAGTCTCTAGGCAACGCGCAACAACTGACGAATTTAAATATCGATGGATTAAACCTGTCGTACCCACCTCAAGATATTTTAGAGGGTGGCGCAATAGTGATCGTCGCGTTTTTGGCAAATGAGAGTGGCATCGAGTACTCACCGGAGAACTCTGTATCGGAGACCGATATCTTGAAAGACATGACCTCGGAAGACATGCAGACGGTATACCATAATAAGAATAACGACGTGCAG GAACATCGGCAAAATGCCTTGTTGGAGGTGGAAAAAAACATAAAGCAACAACAGGAGTACGAGATGGAGGTGCAATCTATGCTTAAAGCACACAGGAAAAAG CTTTTGGAGGATGTAGCACTACAGCAAATACAACTGGAACAAGAACTCGAGAAAGTTCAGCAGGAAAGAGACACAAATAGAGCGCGTTTACTCTCGTACATTTACAATG CGGAAAAAGAGGCTGATAATGTGATTAAAGAATTTCTGAAAAACAGCGAGGAAGAAAGGCAGAGTCAGACTGAGTTATTGGAGCGGGAAAAGCAAGAAGAAATGCAACTACTAACTTCCTGCCACTCGGAACAGTTCATGTTACGTACAAAAGACACTCTTG TTGCGatggaaaaattattggaGGAGGAAATGTGCCGAATGAGAAAATGGGAAGAGCATACCAAATACAGAGATTGCACCGTACAATCCTTACTTACGCT GGAAGTGACAAACAACGATCACCTCGCTCAGATAGTGCATGATCAAGAAAAAAGCAGACAAGATCTCATCGACAGATTACGACAGGATGAAGTTTTGCAGAAAGCCGCGGTTGCTGCGTTGTTGGAACGGAGCGACGCGCGTTCTTGGAGCATTATTCAACAAATGAATCTGGTGCAGTCGCAATTGGCTGCGCTCACTAATATTGAACTCGAGAGACGGAAGTTGGAGATTAATCAACAACTT aaTGAGATCGCTGATAGACGCGTGGCCTTAACAGCCATTCTGATTGACTTATTGGAACAGCAAACACAAAGGAGAGATCAACTATTGATGACAATTAATACGATAGAGCAACAGCGATTTATCTCT aaCCCGAGACGTAGCAGTTTATTCTGGTTGATGCAGTATCAATCTCTAATGGAAGCTCGACCGCAAGGGCTACTGGAAATGTTGGAACCTATGTTAGTTCGACATGTAGCGATAGCAGGAGCTTTGCACTGCCTTCCATTTTTGGCCACTTTGCCATCTTTATTACCGGACATCAGCGACgaacagttaaaaaat ATTGGTATAAATTGCGAGAATGATCGCGCTGCTATATTGCTGGCGGTGGAGAATTATTTAGGAGAAGTTAAACTAAATGAATCTAGATCGCCCGTAACAGCTTCTGCGCCTCTCGAAGAGGCATCGACCAGTGATCAAGATCTTAATTCTATTCAGAATGTCAGCATGATCGAATGCGTAATCTGTTTGGATTTgcaa TGCGAGGTAATTTTTCTACCATGTGGACACTTTTGCTGTTGCTCCATTTGTGCGGAGAAAGTTCCAGCAGAGTGTCCAATGTGCAGGGGTTCAATAGAACGTAAAGTTCGAGTTGTACAGccttaa
- the LOC105833620 gene encoding E3 ubiquitin-protein ligase LRSAM1 isoform X1, which produces MSRKQDESKTKVDYKARLEYKLYLARENPEPVFDVSECALKNVPSGIYSLCKVFRKKILLMYDNKLSSFSGGGALSDLSLLTVLDIHGNEFTTLPSDIKYLSSLKELHLQDNNIRKLPNEIVYLNKLTILNVSRNNMKQLPDDIGQLQQLNTFDISHNKSLHKLPKSLGNAQQLTNLNIDGLNLSYPPQDILEGGAIVIVAFLANESGIEYSPENSVSETDILKDMTSEDMQTVYHNKNNDVQAALQKQNKMKEHRQNALLEVEKNIKQQQEYEMEVQSMLKAHRKKLLEDVALQQIQLEQELEKVQQERDTNRARLLSYIYNAEKEADNVIKEFLKNSEEERQSQTELLEREKQEEMQLLTSCHSEQFMLRTKDTLVAMEKLLEEEMCRMRKWEEHTKYRDCTVQSLLTLEVTNNDHLAQIVHDQEKSRQDLIDRLRQDEVLQKAAVAALLERSDARSWSIIQQMNLVQSQLAALTNIELERRKLEINQQLNEIADRRVALTAILIDLLEQQTQRRDQLLMTINTIEQQRFISNPRRSSLFWLMQYQSLMEARPQGLLEMLEPMLVRHVAIAGALHCLPFLATLPSLLPDISDEQLKNIGINCENDRAAILLAVENYLGEVKLNESRSPVTASAPLEEASTSDQDLNSIQNVSMIECVICLDLQCEVIFLPCGHFCCCSICAEKVPAECPMCRGSIERKVRVVQP; this is translated from the exons ATGTCGAGGAAGCAAGACGAGAGCAAGACCAAGGTCGACTACAAGGCGCGGCTCGAATACAAGTTGTACCTG GCTAGGGAAAATCCGGAACCAGTATTCGACGTGTCGGAATGTGCCTTGAAGAATGTGCCATCGGGCATCTATTCGCTTTGCAAGGTGTTCCGGAAAAAGATCCTGCTAATGTATGATAACAAGCTGAGCTCATTCTCGGGTGGTGGTGCCTTAAGTGACTTGTCGTTATTGACTGTCTTAGACATTCATGGAAACGAGTTTACCACATTACCCTCTGACATTAAGTATCTCTCTTCCCTCaag GAGCTTCATTTGCAAGACAACAATATTCGCAAACTGCCCAACGAAATAGTATACTTGAATAAGTTAACAATTTTGAATGTCTcgagaaataatatgaaaCAGCTGCCCGACGACATCGGACAGCTGCAGCAGCTCAACACCTTCGACATTAGTCACAACAAATCGCTGCATAAGCTGCCCAAGTCTCTAGGCAACGCGCAACAACTGACGAATTTAAATATCGATGGATTAAACCTGTCGTACCCACCTCAAGATATTTTAGAGGGTGGCGCAATAGTGATCGTCGCGTTTTTGGCAAATGAGAGTGGCATCGAGTACTCACCGGAGAACTCTGTATCGGAGACCGATATCTTGAAAGACATGACCTCGGAAGACATGCAGACGGTATACCATAATAAGAATAACGACGTGCAG gCAGCATTACAGAAGCAAAACAAAATGAAG GAACATCGGCAAAATGCCTTGTTGGAGGTGGAAAAAAACATAAAGCAACAACAGGAGTACGAGATGGAGGTGCAATCTATGCTTAAAGCACACAGGAAAAAG CTTTTGGAGGATGTAGCACTACAGCAAATACAACTGGAACAAGAACTCGAGAAAGTTCAGCAGGAAAGAGACACAAATAGAGCGCGTTTACTCTCGTACATTTACAATG CGGAAAAAGAGGCTGATAATGTGATTAAAGAATTTCTGAAAAACAGCGAGGAAGAAAGGCAGAGTCAGACTGAGTTATTGGAGCGGGAAAAGCAAGAAGAAATGCAACTACTAACTTCCTGCCACTCGGAACAGTTCATGTTACGTACAAAAGACACTCTTG TTGCGatggaaaaattattggaGGAGGAAATGTGCCGAATGAGAAAATGGGAAGAGCATACCAAATACAGAGATTGCACCGTACAATCCTTACTTACGCT GGAAGTGACAAACAACGATCACCTCGCTCAGATAGTGCATGATCAAGAAAAAAGCAGACAAGATCTCATCGACAGATTACGACAGGATGAAGTTTTGCAGAAAGCCGCGGTTGCTGCGTTGTTGGAACGGAGCGACGCGCGTTCTTGGAGCATTATTCAACAAATGAATCTGGTGCAGTCGCAATTGGCTGCGCTCACTAATATTGAACTCGAGAGACGGAAGTTGGAGATTAATCAACAACTT aaTGAGATCGCTGATAGACGCGTGGCCTTAACAGCCATTCTGATTGACTTATTGGAACAGCAAACACAAAGGAGAGATCAACTATTGATGACAATTAATACGATAGAGCAACAGCGATTTATCTCT aaCCCGAGACGTAGCAGTTTATTCTGGTTGATGCAGTATCAATCTCTAATGGAAGCTCGACCGCAAGGGCTACTGGAAATGTTGGAACCTATGTTAGTTCGACATGTAGCGATAGCAGGAGCTTTGCACTGCCTTCCATTTTTGGCCACTTTGCCATCTTTATTACCGGACATCAGCGACgaacagttaaaaaat ATTGGTATAAATTGCGAGAATGATCGCGCTGCTATATTGCTGGCGGTGGAGAATTATTTAGGAGAAGTTAAACTAAATGAATCTAGATCGCCCGTAACAGCTTCTGCGCCTCTCGAAGAGGCATCGACCAGTGATCAAGATCTTAATTCTATTCAGAATGTCAGCATGATCGAATGCGTAATCTGTTTGGATTTgcaa TGCGAGGTAATTTTTCTACCATGTGGACACTTTTGCTGTTGCTCCATTTGTGCGGAGAAAGTTCCAGCAGAGTGTCCAATGTGCAGGGGTTCAATAGAACGTAAAGTTCGAGTTGTACAGccttaa